The following are from one region of the Lacinutrix sp. Bg11-31 genome:
- a CDS encoding tetratricopeptide repeat protein has product MLYYLTIALQGFCIYHLIKNRSQYYWIFLIIFIPIIGSIIYLITQVYNKRDATIIKENLTSVLIPTKRVKDLEKKLQFSETFQNRLDLADVFFEMKDYKNAITHYEVALKDKSQNNYFILENLITSYYNLEDYNKTIAYAEQLKNHSEFNKSKSEFIYGLALDKTGQSAAAEKHLKAIDQRYSNYSERLVLAKFYIKKDKIEAAKEILNEISIEAQHMTKSNKSKYRTTINEVEKLLKTL; this is encoded by the coding sequence ATGCTTTATTACTTAACAATCGCTTTACAAGGGTTTTGTATCTACCATTTAATAAAAAATAGAAGCCAATATTATTGGATTTTTCTAATCATATTCATTCCTATAATTGGCTCTATTATATATTTAATCACGCAAGTCTATAATAAGCGAGATGCTACTATTATTAAAGAAAATCTAACCTCAGTTTTAATACCAACAAAAAGGGTTAAAGACTTAGAGAAAAAGCTTCAGTTTTCTGAGACGTTTCAAAACAGATTGGATTTAGCAGATGTTTTTTTCGAAATGAAAGACTACAAAAATGCAATCACGCATTATGAAGTTGCTTTAAAAGATAAAAGTCAGAATAATTATTTCATTTTAGAAAACCTAATAACATCTTACTATAATTTAGAGGATTACAATAAAACTATCGCTTACGCGGAACAATTAAAAAATCACTCAGAATTTAATAAATCGAAATCAGAATTTATCTACGGATTAGCATTAGACAAAACAGGACAATCTGCAGCTGCCGAAAAACATTTAAAAGCTATAGATCAACGGTATTCTAATTATAGCGAACGTTTAGTGCTCGCTAAATTCTATATTAAAAAAGATAAAATCGAAGCTGCAAAAGAAATTCTAAACGAAATTTCAATTGAAGCGCAACACATGACAAAGTCAAACAAAAGCAAATACAGAACAACAATTAACGAGGTTGAGAAGCTACTAAAAACACTATAA
- a CDS encoding 30S ribosomal protein THX: protein MGRGDKKTKRGKISRGTYGARRPRIKKRVRPETKIEINKKVKP from the coding sequence ATGGGAAGAGGAGATAAAAAGACCAAACGCGGAAAAATTAGCAGAGGAACTTATGGAGCAAGAAGACCAAGGATAAAAAAGCGTGTGCGTCCAGAAACCAAAATTGAAATTAATAAAAAGGTTAAGCCTTAA
- the yaaA gene encoding peroxide stress protein YaaA gives MKLVLSPAKSLDFESKLPTEKTTEAQFLSQSERISKVLKKKSAKAISELMHVSDALGQLNYERNQEWQLPFTKDNARQAVYAFSGDVYRGLDAYTISTDKIEVLQDKVRILSGLYGVLKPLDLMQAYRLEMGTKLPIATKKNLYEFWKKDVVKALNEELEDDEVFVNLASKEYFKAVDTKALKVPVVTVDFKEFKDGKYKIVAFYAKLARGLMARYIVDTNAQTINDLKGFTTEGYGLSDELSTENHLVFTR, from the coding sequence ATGAAACTAGTATTGTCACCAGCAAAATCTTTAGATTTTGAAAGTAAATTGCCAACAGAAAAAACTACCGAAGCTCAGTTTTTAAGCCAGTCAGAGCGTATAAGTAAAGTGCTTAAAAAGAAATCTGCAAAAGCAATTTCAGAATTAATGCATGTTAGTGATGCTTTAGGGCAACTTAACTACGAGCGCAATCAAGAATGGCAATTACCATTTACAAAAGACAATGCAAGGCAAGCTGTTTATGCTTTTAGTGGCGATGTTTATAGAGGCTTAGACGCTTATACAATTTCAACAGATAAAATAGAAGTATTACAAGATAAAGTAAGAATCCTTTCAGGTTTATATGGTGTTTTAAAACCATTAGATTTAATGCAAGCGTATAGATTGGAAATGGGAACAAAATTACCAATCGCTACCAAAAAGAACCTTTACGAATTCTGGAAAAAAGATGTAGTAAAAGCATTAAACGAAGAATTAGAAGACGATGAGGTTTTTGTAAACTTAGCAAGTAAAGAATACTTTAAAGCTGTAGATACCAAAGCACTTAAAGTGCCAGTTGTAACTGTCGATTTTAAAGAATTTAAAGATGGTAAATATAAAATTGTAGCCTTCTATGCTAAATTAGCAAGAGGATTAATGGCTAGATATATTGTAGATACTAATGCGCAAACAATAAACGATTTAAAAGGGTTTACAACCGAAGGTTACGGTTTAAGCGATGAGTTGTCAACCGAAAACCATCTGGTTTTTACAAGATAA
- a CDS encoding RluA family pseudouridine synthase — protein MDKYTPQLPEQNEAGETRYEHFSFIADKGQSPLRIDKWLMNKVENATRNKIQESAKEGNIYVNDVPVKSNYKVKPEDKIRVLLAHPPFENLLVGEDMPLDIVYEDETLLVVNKPAGIVVHPGHGNYSGTLINGLIFHFENLPKNSSDRPGLVHRIDKDTSGLLVVAKTEKAMAHLSKQFKDKTSEREYVAIVWGNMNEDEGTIEGNIGRHPKNRLQNTVFFDDDADKGRHAVTHYKVLERLTYVTLVACKLETGRTHQIRVHMKHIGHTLFNDERYGGERILKGTTFTKYKQFVDNCFKILPRQALHAKTLGFIHPETNEFMSFEAPIPQDMHECIEKWRGYSTHLES, from the coding sequence ATGGATAAATATACACCACAATTACCAGAGCAAAACGAAGCTGGAGAAACGCGTTACGAGCATTTTTCATTTATTGCAGATAAAGGGCAATCGCCTTTACGTATCGATAAATGGTTAATGAATAAAGTAGAGAATGCAACTAGAAATAAAATTCAAGAGTCTGCAAAAGAAGGAAATATTTATGTAAACGACGTTCCTGTAAAATCTAACTATAAGGTTAAGCCAGAAGACAAAATTAGAGTACTATTAGCACATCCTCCTTTCGAGAATTTATTGGTTGGAGAAGATATGCCTTTGGATATCGTTTACGAAGACGAAACACTTTTAGTGGTTAATAAACCAGCAGGAATTGTAGTACATCCAGGACATGGAAACTACTCTGGGACTTTAATAAATGGGTTGATTTTTCATTTCGAAAATCTACCTAAGAATTCAAGCGATAGACCTGGTTTAGTACATAGAATAGATAAGGATACTAGTGGATTGTTAGTGGTTGCTAAAACCGAAAAAGCAATGGCACATTTATCTAAGCAATTTAAAGATAAAACTAGCGAACGCGAATACGTTGCTATTGTTTGGGGAAATATGAATGAAGACGAAGGTACCATAGAAGGTAACATTGGTCGTCATCCTAAAAACCGATTACAAAACACTGTGTTTTTCGACGATGATGCAGATAAAGGTAGGCACGCAGTAACGCACTATAAAGTTTTAGAGCGCTTAACCTATGTTACTTTAGTAGCATGTAAACTAGAAACTGGTAGAACACACCAAATTCGTGTACACATGAAACATATTGGACACACTTTATTTAACGATGAACGTTATGGAGGTGAGCGTATTCTAAAAGGAACAACCTTTACCAAATACAAGCAATTTGTAGACAACTGTTTTAAAATATTACCACGTCAAGCACTACACGCCAAAACCTTAGGTTTTATACACCCAGAAACGAACGAATTCATGAGTTTTGAAGCTCCAATACCTCAAGACATGCACGAGTGTATCGAGAAGTGGAGAGGTTATAGCACGCATTTAGAATCTTAG